One window from the genome of Rariglobus hedericola encodes:
- a CDS encoding sensor histidine kinase: protein MHAVRPDPDELLAALPPDDSRPRPGRLKIFLGMSPGVGKTYAMLRAGHAELADGGDVVIAFVETHGRAETTALTANLPAIPRRRIEHRGTWIEEMDVDAVRTRRPQFALVDELAHTNAAGSRHAKRWQDVLELLENGISVFTTLNIQHVESRADAVRQITGATQHETVPDSLLDRADELELVDLTPEALLERLREGKVYDPARAAAAQEGFFRETHLTALRELALRTTAERVDRQLRTLRAGGERHTVWRSGERLLVAVGPSPFSTQLVRWTRRMAAVQGAPWVAVHVETSGTLSDDAQRLLDRNLALARELGAEVVITHDEHVPTALVRTALRHNATQIVVGKPRGSILWETLRGGSLVDRLLRLGGNIDIHVVPAETKSPRLPAFFDKSLRSRPSEYGLVAGVLAIITALGLLLPADTYLAVGLVYLLAVIALSLRTGRGPVLAAGLLSALTWNFLFIPPRFTFHISKIEEATLFVTYFIVAIIAGQLTSRIRAQGANERKREERATALFELTRALAAARTLDDAVFSALRQADQLFSAQTTLLLPDADDRQLIPHFAASFTLTEKELGVASWSWRQARPAGRFTDTLPGSAGFYFPLIREERAIGVLGVVVPAGRDLTLAQRDLVEAFARQLALSVESDQLRAAQEREKLLAASDKLHRVLLDSVSHELRTPLAVISSSLENLEQADASLRNDLLAEARTATHRLNRLVGNLLDQTRLESGALKPRVDWCDVGDLLNAAVDQVRDALVDHPLTLDAAPDLPPIRADFALTEQALVNLLLNAARHTPAGTAVTLSAQLNAEASRILFSVADRGPGLPPAMTGNLFAKFARGDHARAGGLGLGLSIVRGFIRSQGGDVTAENRPDGGAVFTLYLPYARADAREPS, encoded by the coding sequence ATGCACGCCGTTCGCCCCGATCCCGATGAATTGCTGGCGGCCCTCCCGCCCGACGACTCGCGCCCGCGCCCCGGACGTCTGAAAATCTTCCTCGGGATGAGCCCCGGCGTGGGCAAGACCTACGCCATGCTCCGCGCCGGGCACGCCGAACTCGCCGACGGCGGCGACGTCGTGATCGCCTTCGTCGAAACCCACGGCCGCGCCGAAACCACCGCGCTCACCGCCAATCTCCCCGCCATCCCCCGCCGTCGTATCGAACATCGCGGCACCTGGATCGAGGAGATGGATGTCGATGCCGTCCGCACCCGCAGGCCGCAGTTCGCGCTCGTCGACGAACTCGCCCACACCAACGCCGCCGGCTCCCGTCACGCCAAGCGCTGGCAGGACGTCCTCGAGTTGCTCGAAAACGGTATCAGTGTTTTCACTACGCTCAACATCCAGCACGTCGAGTCCCGCGCCGACGCCGTGCGCCAGATCACCGGCGCCACCCAGCACGAGACCGTCCCCGACTCCCTCCTCGACCGCGCCGACGAACTCGAGCTCGTCGACCTCACCCCCGAGGCGCTCCTCGAACGTCTGCGCGAGGGCAAAGTCTACGATCCCGCCCGCGCCGCCGCCGCGCAGGAAGGTTTTTTCCGCGAGACGCATCTCACCGCATTGCGCGAACTGGCTCTCCGCACGACCGCCGAACGCGTTGACCGCCAGCTCCGCACCCTCCGCGCCGGCGGCGAACGCCACACCGTCTGGCGCAGCGGCGAACGCCTCCTCGTCGCCGTCGGCCCGAGTCCGTTTTCCACCCAACTCGTCCGCTGGACCCGCCGCATGGCCGCCGTGCAGGGCGCACCGTGGGTCGCCGTCCACGTCGAGACGTCCGGCACGTTGTCCGACGACGCCCAGCGTCTCCTCGACCGCAACCTCGCGCTCGCCCGCGAACTCGGCGCCGAGGTCGTCATCACCCACGACGAGCACGTTCCCACCGCCCTCGTGCGCACCGCCCTCCGCCACAACGCCACGCAGATCGTCGTCGGCAAACCCCGCGGCTCGATCCTTTGGGAAACGCTGCGCGGCGGTTCGCTGGTGGACCGCCTGCTCCGCCTCGGCGGCAACATCGACATCCACGTCGTCCCCGCCGAAACCAAATCACCGCGCCTCCCCGCGTTTTTCGACAAATCCCTCCGCAGCCGTCCCTCTGAATACGGTCTCGTCGCCGGCGTGCTCGCCATCATCACCGCCTTGGGACTGCTCCTGCCCGCCGACACCTACCTCGCCGTCGGTCTCGTTTATTTACTCGCCGTGATCGCCCTCAGCCTTCGCACCGGTCGCGGGCCCGTGCTCGCCGCGGGCCTGTTGAGCGCGCTCACCTGGAACTTCCTCTTCATTCCGCCGCGCTTCACGTTTCACATCAGCAAAATCGAGGAAGCCACGCTCTTCGTGACTTACTTTATCGTCGCGATCATTGCCGGACAACTCACTTCGCGCATCCGTGCGCAAGGCGCCAACGAACGCAAACGCGAGGAGCGCGCCACCGCCTTGTTCGAGCTCACCCGCGCCCTCGCCGCCGCCCGCACGCTCGACGACGCCGTATTCAGCGCGCTGCGACAAGCCGACCAGCTCTTCTCCGCGCAGACCACTTTGCTGCTCCCCGACGCAGACGACCGGCAGCTGATTCCGCACTTCGCCGCCTCGTTCACGCTCACCGAAAAAGAACTCGGCGTGGCCTCCTGGTCGTGGCGCCAAGCCCGCCCCGCCGGCCGTTTCACCGACACGTTGCCGGGCAGCGCCGGTTTTTATTTTCCGCTGATTCGCGAAGAACGCGCCATCGGCGTGCTAGGCGTCGTCGTTCCCGCCGGACGCGATCTCACACTCGCGCAACGCGACTTGGTGGAAGCCTTCGCCCGCCAGCTCGCGCTCAGCGTGGAGAGCGACCAGCTCCGCGCCGCGCAGGAACGCGAAAAACTCCTCGCCGCCTCCGACAAACTCCACCGCGTCCTCCTCGACAGCGTCTCGCACGAACTGCGCACACCCCTTGCCGTGATTTCGTCGTCGCTCGAAAATCTCGAACAAGCCGACGCCTCCCTGCGCAACGATCTTCTCGCCGAGGCCCGCACCGCCACGCATCGCCTCAACCGCCTCGTCGGCAACCTGCTTGACCAGACCCGCCTCGAAAGCGGCGCGCTCAAACCCCGCGTCGATTGGTGCGATGTCGGAGATCTGCTCAACGCTGCCGTGGATCAGGTGCGCGATGCGCTGGTCGATCATCCGCTCACCCTCGACGCCGCGCCCGACCTCCCGCCCATCCGCGCCGACTTCGCCCTCACCGAGCAGGCCCTCGTCAACCTGCTGCTCAACGCTGCGCGCCACACGCCAGCCGGCACGGCTGTCACGTTGTCCGCGCAACTTAATGCCGAGGCCTCGCGCATTCTCTTCTCGGTCGCCGACCGCGGCCCGGGTCTCCCTCCCGCAATGACCGGTAACCTCTTCGCCAAATTTGCGCGCGGCGACCACGCCCGCGCCGGCGGACTCGGACTCGGCCTGTCGATCGTGCGCGGTTTCATCCGCTCCCAAGGCGGCGACGTTACCGCCGAGAACCGCCCCGATGGCGGCGCTGTCTTCACCCTTTACCTGCCCTACGCGCGGGCCGACGCTCGCGAACCGTCATGA
- a CDS encoding response regulator, translated as MTTPAALPAPALLVIDDEAQIRRLLRVTLEAGGYRVREAETGAQGLHEIALNAPDGIILDLGLPDMDGGEVVRRLREWSRLPVLVLSVRGSEDDKIAALDAGADDYLTKPFGGRELLARVRAILRRVQSTGEQAIVQIGDIEIDQVARLVRRKGEEVHLTAKEYALLRLLVQHRGKVVTHRQILRELWGPQAEENTHYLRVQMTHLRQKLEANPQTPQLLKTEPGVGYRLIDATA; from the coding sequence ATGACCACACCCGCCGCCCTGCCCGCGCCCGCTTTGCTCGTGATCGACGACGAGGCGCAGATCCGTCGCCTGCTGCGGGTCACTCTCGAAGCCGGTGGCTACCGCGTTCGCGAAGCCGAGACCGGCGCGCAAGGTCTCCACGAAATCGCTCTCAACGCGCCCGATGGCATCATCCTTGATCTTGGCCTGCCCGACATGGACGGCGGCGAAGTCGTCCGCCGTCTGCGCGAATGGTCACGCCTGCCCGTGCTCGTGCTCTCGGTGCGCGGCTCCGAGGACGACAAAATCGCCGCCCTCGACGCGGGTGCCGACGACTACCTCACCAAGCCTTTCGGCGGGCGCGAACTGCTCGCCCGCGTGCGTGCCATCCTGCGCCGCGTGCAGTCCACCGGCGAACAAGCCATCGTCCAAATCGGTGACATCGAGATCGACCAGGTCGCCCGCCTCGTGCGCCGTAAAGGCGAAGAGGTTCACCTCACCGCCAAGGAATACGCGCTGCTCCGCCTGCTCGTTCAACATCGCGGCAAGGTCGTCACTCACCGCCAGATCCTCCGCGAGCTTTGGGGTCCGCAGGCCGAGGAGAACACGCACTACCTGCGCGTGCAGATGACGCATCTGCGCCAAAAACTCGAAGCGAACCCGCAGACTCCGCAGCTCCTTAAAACCGAACCCGGCGTAGGTTACCGCCTGATCGACGCCACGGCCTGA
- a CDS encoding peptidylprolyl isomerase, with protein sequence MSNSNEQAIIKTAYGEMTVEFWSDVAPKTVENFKKLANEKFYDGTAFHRIIKGFMIQGGCPNTKKGARGIPGTGDPGYKIKAEFNDRHHDRGVLSMARSSSPDSAGCQFFICNGNARFLDKQYTAFGKVIAGDDVLEKISNLPTTHGGGGEKSTPIERVEVESIRIVPGKE encoded by the coding sequence ATGAGCAATTCCAACGAACAAGCCATCATCAAGACCGCCTACGGCGAAATGACCGTCGAATTCTGGTCCGACGTCGCCCCTAAGACTGTCGAAAACTTCAAAAAACTCGCCAACGAGAAGTTCTACGACGGCACTGCGTTTCATCGCATCATCAAGGGCTTCATGATCCAGGGCGGCTGCCCCAACACCAAGAAGGGTGCCCGCGGCATCCCCGGCACCGGCGACCCCGGCTACAAGATCAAGGCCGAGTTCAATGACCGCCACCACGACCGCGGCGTCCTCTCGATGGCCCGCTCCTCCAGCCCCGATTCCGCCGGCTGCCAGTTCTTCATCTGCAACGGCAACGCCCGCTTCCTCGACAAACAATACACCGCCTTCGGCAAGGTCATCGCCGGCGACGACGTCCTCGAGAAGATCTCCAATCTCCCCACCACCCACGGCGGCGGCGGCGAAAAGAGCACCCCGATCGAGCGCGTCGAGGTCGAGAGCATCCGTATCGTTCCCGGCAAGGAATAA
- a CDS encoding PAS domain S-box protein, producing the protein MLTIDTSDLAIYVKNTHCSLLLSILDEVRDFVFIKDTDSRFLYNNRAHLANLGRKQKEVVGKNDFDLFPRELAEAFFADETRLFDTRIPVIKMQESQNANGERFFSSAIKQIVANSRGETLGLVGIVRRIAMQDESAMEDTRNHLLETIRREPGVTHSQLHAFEASLPALLARR; encoded by the coding sequence ATGCTGACCATCGATACCTCCGATTTGGCGATTTACGTCAAAAACACGCACTGCAGCCTCCTCCTTTCCATCCTCGATGAGGTCCGTGATTTCGTCTTCATCAAGGATACCGACAGCCGCTTTCTCTACAACAACCGCGCGCATCTGGCCAACCTCGGGCGAAAGCAAAAAGAGGTGGTCGGAAAAAACGATTTCGATCTTTTCCCGCGTGAACTGGCCGAGGCGTTTTTTGCCGACGAGACGCGGCTTTTCGACACGCGCATTCCGGTGATCAAAATGCAGGAATCGCAGAACGCGAACGGCGAGCGGTTCTTCTCGTCCGCAATCAAGCAGATCGTCGCCAACTCGCGCGGTGAGACCCTCGGGCTCGTGGGCATCGTGCGCCGCATCGCCATGCAGGACGAAAGTGCGATGGAAGATACGCGCAACCACCTGTTGGAAACCATCCGGCGCGAGCCGGGTGTCACGCACAGTCAGTTGCACGCTTTTGAAGCGTCGCTGCCTGCGCTGCTCGCGAGGCGTTGA
- a CDS encoding ABC transporter ATP-binding protein/permease: MLSCRNLTVRPKPNAPALVHGATAHFAAGGLHALIGPSGCGKTTLLKGILDILPSEGEVLLHGHPLASREELLRDVAFAPQFSIAHGKLTVAEAVGYALKLYQKTDEATLAARNDELLQLVGLQERGATLVEKLSGGQLRRLGLALELTTDPRCLLCDEVTSGLDPRSEDQIIAVLRALVEQRGKTVVCVIHNLAKLSQFDTVTVVFEGVVVWQGPLAAMLEHFGISDALELYDRLSEQTQEEWRDRWAAVVAAQGESHAGSVSPAPLPAGSRRVSARPSVGSQLVTLLARRWRLLVRDRGYLLLTMAITFGFPCLVVIFALGGLPQMKGLALETTGGFLEMLQAKASHRQAAAETATLVSGLIIFQVILLCLMGSNNGAREIAAERTLYEKERMSGLRPVAYAWSKLLYTALLGAAQGAWMTVFVKLLCEFPGGWGAQLAVLSVTGASMSVVCLGLSAMLSSPDKASLLSIYLVGFQLPLSGVVLALPAALVWAVRPFIATYWGWAGYLTAMTDSSFYDAVGTLDKGWLSPPLVAVGVLGAHLLTGAALVFWGCQRKCWP; encoded by the coding sequence ATGCTTTCCTGCCGCAACCTCACCGTTCGTCCGAAACCCAATGCGCCGGCCCTCGTGCATGGCGCCACCGCCCATTTTGCCGCCGGCGGTCTGCACGCGCTGATCGGCCCCTCGGGTTGCGGCAAGACGACGCTGCTCAAGGGCATCCTCGACATCCTCCCATCCGAGGGCGAAGTGCTCCTGCACGGACACCCGCTCGCTTCGCGCGAGGAGTTGCTGCGCGACGTGGCCTTTGCCCCGCAGTTCAGCATCGCCCATGGCAAACTCACGGTGGCCGAGGCCGTGGGATACGCGCTGAAACTCTATCAGAAAACCGACGAAGCCACGCTGGCCGCGCGCAACGACGAATTACTCCAGCTCGTCGGGTTGCAGGAACGCGGCGCGACCCTGGTCGAAAAACTCAGTGGCGGACAATTGCGCCGCCTTGGTCTCGCGCTCGAGCTCACGACCGATCCGCGGTGCCTGCTGTGCGATGAGGTCACCAGCGGACTCGATCCGCGCTCGGAGGATCAAATCATCGCGGTGTTGCGTGCGCTGGTCGAACAACGTGGGAAGACGGTCGTGTGCGTGATCCACAATCTCGCGAAGCTCTCCCAGTTCGACACCGTCACCGTGGTCTTCGAAGGCGTGGTCGTGTGGCAGGGCCCGCTGGCGGCCATGCTGGAACACTTTGGCATTTCCGATGCGCTCGAACTCTACGACCGCCTGAGCGAACAGACGCAGGAGGAGTGGCGCGACCGCTGGGCGGCCGTGGTCGCCGCGCAGGGCGAAAGCCACGCCGGCTCCGTTTCGCCCGCACCGTTGCCGGCCGGTTCGCGTCGGGTATCGGCGCGGCCCTCGGTCGGCTCGCAACTGGTCACCTTGCTGGCGCGTCGCTGGCGACTGCTGGTGCGCGATCGCGGCTACTTGTTGCTCACGATGGCGATCACGTTTGGGTTTCCCTGTCTCGTGGTGATTTTTGCGCTGGGCGGACTGCCGCAGATGAAGGGACTGGCGTTGGAAACGACGGGCGGATTCCTGGAGATGTTACAGGCAAAGGCGTCCCACCGGCAGGCGGCGGCGGAGACGGCCACGCTGGTCTCGGGGTTGATTATTTTCCAAGTGATCCTGCTGTGCCTGATGGGCAGCAACAACGGCGCACGCGAGATCGCGGCCGAGCGCACGCTCTATGAAAAGGAACGCATGTCGGGCCTGCGTCCGGTCGCCTACGCGTGGTCCAAACTCCTCTACACGGCGCTGCTCGGCGCGGCGCAGGGTGCGTGGATGACGGTCTTCGTGAAACTTCTCTGCGAATTCCCGGGCGGGTGGGGCGCGCAACTCGCGGTGCTGAGCGTGACCGGTGCGTCGATGAGCGTGGTGTGCCTCGGGTTGTCGGCCATGTTGTCCTCGCCGGACAAGGCCTCGCTCCTGTCGATTTATCTCGTGGGCTTTCAACTGCCGCTCTCCGGCGTGGTGCTGGCGCTGCCGGCCGCGCTGGTCTGGGCGGTGCGGCCGTTCATCGCGACCTACTGGGGCTGGGCGGGTTACCTCACGGCGATGACCGACTCCAGTTTTTACGACGCGGTGGGCACGCTGGACAAAGGCTGGTTGTCGCCGCCGCTGGTCGCGGTCGGTGTCCTCGGTGCACACTTGCTGACGGGAGCCGCGCTGGTGTTTTGGGGTTGCCAGAGAAAATGCTGGCCGTGA
- a CDS encoding LemA family protein: protein MRPMHDAHIVVLIGSLLAAACLWASLRLRRRQRLLHDLPTSKTLGVFIGMVELKGSAESEEPLSSHLAECPCVIYSWKVEEHWSRTVTSTDSKGRTTTRRESGWKTVDEGGQSIPFYLRDEEGVVLIRPEGASYELLTVFDQTVNDNEPLYYAKGPRHAVSHSDYRRRFTEQAIRLHAPVYIVGPARERDDIVAPEIAAQDDAPLYLISVRSEERVQSSLAGWSWFWWALGLIIAAVPLIILFVSEARDWQTSPENGGLLLTGYLVVWSATWVWMVYNSLVGLRERVRQGASLIDVQLKRRHDLLPALTATIGGLGSHERTVQETLASLRAQTTATPRGAAGPDFAGVAAQLRVVIENYPALTAQTGFSALHDQLVETEQRIALARAYYNDIATQFATRLEIVPDRWVASLGSMKPEPLLAAAHFERAAVNVNFTDTNRI, encoded by the coding sequence ATGCGACCGATGCATGATGCCCATATCGTCGTCCTGATTGGATCCCTGCTCGCCGCGGCCTGCCTGTGGGCCAGCTTGCGATTGCGCCGTCGCCAGCGTCTGCTTCACGACCTGCCCACGTCCAAGACGCTCGGCGTTTTCATCGGCATGGTGGAGCTCAAGGGCTCCGCCGAGAGCGAAGAGCCGCTCTCCAGCCATCTCGCCGAGTGCCCGTGCGTGATCTACTCCTGGAAAGTCGAGGAACACTGGTCGCGCACCGTGACGAGCACCGACAGCAAAGGCCGCACAACCACACGGCGCGAGAGCGGTTGGAAAACCGTCGATGAGGGCGGCCAGTCGATCCCGTTTTATCTGCGCGATGAAGAGGGCGTGGTGCTCATCCGGCCCGAGGGTGCGAGCTACGAACTGCTGACCGTGTTCGACCAGACGGTGAATGATAACGAGCCGCTTTATTACGCGAAGGGTCCGCGTCACGCCGTGTCGCACTCCGACTACCGGCGCCGGTTCACCGAGCAAGCCATCCGCCTGCACGCGCCGGTTTACATCGTCGGTCCGGCCCGCGAACGCGACGACATCGTCGCCCCCGAAATCGCCGCGCAGGATGATGCGCCGCTTTACCTGATCTCCGTGCGCAGCGAGGAACGCGTGCAATCAAGCCTCGCCGGTTGGTCGTGGTTTTGGTGGGCGCTCGGCCTGATCATCGCAGCCGTGCCGTTGATCATCCTGTTCGTCTCCGAGGCCCGCGACTGGCAGACTTCGCCCGAAAACGGCGGACTGCTGCTCACCGGTTATCTCGTCGTCTGGAGTGCGACGTGGGTCTGGATGGTTTACAACAGCCTCGTCGGCCTGCGCGAACGCGTTCGTCAGGGCGCGTCGTTGATCGATGTGCAGCTCAAGCGCCGCCACGATTTGCTGCCCGCGCTCACGGCCACCATCGGCGGACTCGGTTCGCACGAACGCACCGTGCAGGAAACACTCGCCTCCCTTCGCGCCCAGACCACCGCCACCCCACGCGGTGCCGCCGGCCCCGATTTCGCGGGCGTCGCCGCGCAACTCCGCGTCGTGATTGAGAACTACCCCGCGCTCACCGCGCAGACCGGCTTCTCCGCGCTCCATGACCAACTGGTCGAGACCGAGCAACGCATCGCCCTCGCCCGCGCTTACTACAATGACATCGCCACCCAGTTCGCCACCCGTCTGGAAATCGTCCCCGATCGCTGGGTCGCAAGCCTCGGCTCCATGAAACCCGAGCCCTTGCTCGCCGCCGCCCACTTCGAACGCGCCGCGGTGAACGTAAATTTTACGGACACAAACCGGATTTAA
- a CDS encoding dihydrofolate reductase — protein MPKSTHLIVACSENRVIGRRGGLPWSIPEDTKFFQEKTLGNTVIMGSRSFGEWPSCVKGRDVIVITHEPEKIPSGVLAVTSLAEAMWRADGLRGDIYLCGGQRVYEEGLPFGDVLDLTLVHTTIDDGDTFFPDWRKDFPKEIARRESNDARWRYTFLTLARA, from the coding sequence GTGCCCAAGTCCACACACCTCATCGTCGCCTGCTCTGAAAACCGCGTCATCGGCCGTCGCGGCGGCCTGCCGTGGTCGATTCCGGAGGACACGAAATTCTTCCAGGAAAAAACCTTGGGCAACACCGTGATCATGGGCTCGCGCTCCTTCGGCGAATGGCCGAGCTGCGTCAAAGGTCGCGATGTGATCGTCATCACCCACGAGCCCGAAAAAATCCCGTCCGGCGTTCTCGCCGTCACGTCACTGGCCGAGGCGATGTGGCGGGCCGACGGATTGCGCGGCGACATTTACCTGTGCGGCGGCCAGCGCGTTTACGAGGAAGGCCTGCCTTTCGGCGACGTCCTCGACCTCACACTCGTCCACACCACCATCGACGACGGCGACACGTTTTTCCCCGACTGGCGCAAAGACTTCCCCAAGGAAATCGCCCGTCGCGAAAGCAACGACGCCCGCTGGCGCTATACCTTCCTTACGCTGGCCCGCGCTTAG
- a CDS encoding gamma carbonic anhydrase family protein, whose product MTLQERLAQYLGKTPDVSGALFVAANATVIGDVKLGKNSSVFYGAVLRGDINRIVVGEESNLQDNVVVHLSDDAGVHIGDHVTVGHAAIIHACTIDDGCLIGMGATILDHAHIGADSLVGANALVPQGFTCPPGSLVFGSPARVVRQLSGDELETGRRLSAKYIEVAKAHAALHGGG is encoded by the coding sequence ATGACGCTTCAGGAACGACTCGCGCAGTATTTGGGTAAAACGCCGGACGTGAGCGGCGCGTTGTTTGTCGCGGCCAACGCCACGGTGATCGGCGATGTGAAGCTGGGTAAAAACAGCAGCGTGTTTTATGGCGCGGTGTTGCGCGGTGACATCAACCGCATCGTGGTGGGCGAGGAGAGTAATCTGCAGGACAACGTGGTCGTGCATCTCTCCGACGATGCCGGCGTGCACATCGGCGATCATGTCACGGTCGGCCACGCGGCCATCATCCATGCCTGCACGATCGACGACGGCTGCCTCATCGGCATGGGCGCGACGATCCTTGATCACGCGCACATCGGTGCGGACAGTCTGGTGGGCGCCAACGCGCTCGTGCCGCAGGGATTCACATGTCCGCCCGGCTCACTGGTCTTCGGTTCACCGGCACGCGTGGTGCGTCAACTATCGGGCGATGAGTTGGAGACGGGGCGCCGGCTCTCCGCCAAATACATTGAAGTGGCGAAGGCGCATGCGGCGTTGCACGGCGGCGGCTAA
- a CDS encoding NupC/NupG family nucleoside CNT transporter, whose protein sequence is MDSLIHIGRGLLGIFVFTGIAVAFSTNRRAINWRLVGSALLLQLIFAALVIHVAPVRWVIEMAGGFFVRILGFSAEGTAFLFGSLASKEKHGFVIALVVLPSVVFFSALTSLLYYLGVLQKIVMGFAWIMSKTMNLSGAESLSTAANIFLGQTEAPLIIKPYLGTMTRSELLAVMVGGMATIAGGVMIAYISFLGGDDPQQQIRFATHLITASVISAPAALMVSKILLPQTETVSRDLHVPRERLGANFIDAICVGTTDGLKLALNLAGMLIVFTALVAMANYILSGWIGAPFGLNEWIAQATGGVYRSFSLEFILGMICAPVAWLIGIDSGHLMVSGQLLGTRTVLNEFISYLQLGQMKAAGTFTDERATIILTYALCGFANLVSIGIQVGGIGALAPDKRSDLARLGGRALLGGSLACFLTACVAGILI, encoded by the coding sequence ATGGACTCTTTGATCCACATCGGTCGCGGGCTGCTCGGCATTTTCGTTTTCACCGGCATCGCCGTGGCCTTCAGCACCAACCGGCGCGCGATCAACTGGCGGTTGGTCGGCTCCGCGTTGCTGCTGCAACTGATCTTCGCCGCTCTCGTCATCCACGTCGCGCCAGTCCGCTGGGTCATCGAAATGGCCGGCGGTTTTTTTGTGCGCATCCTCGGCTTCTCCGCCGAGGGCACCGCGTTTCTTTTCGGGTCTCTCGCCAGCAAAGAAAAACACGGCTTCGTCATCGCGCTCGTCGTGCTGCCCTCGGTCGTGTTTTTCTCCGCGCTCACCTCCCTGCTTTACTACCTCGGCGTGCTGCAAAAAATCGTCATGGGGTTCGCCTGGATCATGTCGAAAACCATGAATCTTTCCGGCGCCGAGAGCCTGTCCACGGCGGCCAATATTTTCCTCGGCCAGACCGAGGCGCCTCTGATCATCAAGCCCTACCTCGGCACGATGACCCGCTCCGAACTGCTCGCCGTGATGGTTGGCGGCATGGCCACGATCGCCGGCGGAGTGATGATCGCCTACATCAGTTTTCTCGGCGGTGACGATCCACAACAACAGATCCGCTTCGCCACGCACCTCATCACCGCGTCAGTGATCTCCGCGCCCGCCGCGCTTATGGTGTCCAAGATCCTGCTGCCGCAGACCGAGACCGTGAGCCGCGATTTGCATGTTCCCAGAGAACGCCTCGGCGCCAACTTCATCGACGCGATCTGCGTGGGCACGACCGATGGTCTCAAACTCGCGCTCAACCTCGCGGGTATGCTCATCGTGTTCACCGCGCTCGTGGCGATGGCCAACTACATTTTGTCGGGCTGGATCGGCGCGCCGTTCGGGCTCAACGAGTGGATCGCTCAGGCGACCGGCGGCGTTTACCGGAGCTTCTCCCTTGAGTTCATCCTCGGCATGATCTGCGCCCCCGTGGCGTGGCTCATCGGCATCGATTCGGGACACCTGATGGTTTCCGGACAACTGCTCGGCACGCGCACCGTGCTCAATGAGTTCATCAGCTACCTGCAACTCGGGCAGATGAAAGCCGCCGGCACGTTTACCGACGAACGCGCGACCATCATTCTCACGTATGCGCTGTGCGGATTTGCCAACCTCGTCTCCATCGGAATTCAGGTCGGCGGCATCGGTGCGCTCGCGCCGGATAAACGCAGCGATCTCGCCCGCCTCGGCGGACGCGCCCTGCTCGGCGGAAGCCTAGCGTGCTTCCTCACCGCCTGCGTCGCGGGCATCTTGATCTAA